One Glycine max cultivar Williams 82 chromosome 6, Glycine_max_v4.0, whole genome shotgun sequence DNA segment encodes these proteins:
- the LOC100794842 gene encoding B-box zinc finger protein 21, with protein MKIQCDVCNKQQASLFCTADEAALCDGCDHRVHHANKLASKHQRFSLSHPSAKHFPLCDVCQERRAFVFCQQDRAILCKECDVPVHSANDLTKNHNRFLLTGIKFSALDSPSTPPKPAGGNSLTNQQPQQQTGFTGSSISEYLINTIPGMEFEDFLDSHSLPFACSKNSDDMMLSMFGEGNMVSFSAGGIWVPQAPSSVQMDQQSGYKDTWETSIRSSFGDDSLLVPQMTPPSNVFNNKRSRLLW; from the exons ATGAAGATCCAGTGCGACGTGTGTAACAAACAGCAGGCATCGTTGTTCTGCACCGCCGACGAAGCCGCCCTATGCGACGGCTGCGACCACCGCGTCCACCACGCCAACAAGCTCGCCTCCAAACACCAACGCTTCTCCCTCAGCCACCCCTCTGCAAAACATTTTCCTCTCTGCGATGTTTGCCAGGAGAGAAGAGCCTTTGTGTTTTGTCAGCAAGATAGAGCGATTCTGTGCAAAGAGTGTGACGTGCCCGTTCATTCTGCCAACGACCTCACCAAGAACCATAACAGGTTTCTTCTCACTGGGATTAAGTTTTCTGCCCTCGATTCTCCTTCAACACCTCCTAAGCCTGCAGGTGGAAACTCCCTAACAAATCAACAACCACAACAACAAACTGGTTTCACAGGTAGCAGCATATCAGAATACTTGATAAACACTATCCCAGGCATGGAGTTCGAAGATTTCCTCGATTCACATTCTCTTCCCTTTGCTTGCTCCAAG AATAGTGATGACATGATGTTGTCGATGTTTGGTGAGGGAAACATGGTTTCGTTCTCAGCCGGAGGGATCTGGGTTCCTCAAGCACCATCTTCAGTACAAATGGATCAGCAGAGTGGGTACAAAGACACATGGGAAACTAGCATTAGATCAAGTTTTGGGGATGATAGTTTATTAGTTCCACAGATGACTCCTCCCAGCAATGTGTTTAATAATAAGAGATCCAGGCTTCTATGGTAA
- the LOC100802628 gene encoding transmembrane and coiled-coil domain-containing protein 4, which produces MEESSSTLSRTHRHAAASLFALAFHRSQIHQIRISGTASVSNNPELWIKHNSDLLCPIFRFLGVDDQSWHGLEATATSSSQLGHHLGSFLQLLSEEGDATTPEGLDKESALSKAIDASAMSMNDTTPIADSPSGDHGLNTRSQDDVCEIMETSALLPLKKQPSNTLEIARFEQPLAEANLIGYEKKMAVLYALVAACVADTDKSRQGYDARHRVALRLLAVWLDVKWNEMEAMESMVAFSVMNSVNKKGAKEEESVGSETSWDKWKRGGIIGAAAVTGGTLMAITGGLAAPAIAHGLGALAPTLGGIVPAIGGGFAAAATATGSAVGSVAVAASFGAAGAGLTGSKMATRIGSLEEFELKGVGGINEGHLAVRISISGLAFKEKDFIEPWEGLNDNMERYVLQYESKNLIALSTAIQDWLTSLIAIQLMKDGAMLTVLSSLLTALAWPATLVASFDIIDSKWAIAVDRSDRAGKVLAEVLLHGLQGNRPVTLVGFSLGARVIFKCLQCLSESKGDNAGIVERVVFLGAPISIGEENWEAARKMVAGRFVNAYSSNDWTLGITFRASLLSHGLAGIQPVDVPGVENVDVTQLIEGHSSYLRMTQKILEQLELDNCCAVFKSGQENPQEEKS; this is translated from the exons ATGGAGGAAAGCTCCTCAACCTTGTCGCGTACTCATAGACACGCTGCGGCTTCTCTGTTTGCTCTCGCATTTCACCGCTCTCAAATTCATCAAATTCGCATCTCTGGAACTGCTTCTGTTTCAAATAACCCCGAGCTTTGGATTAAGCACAATTCTGATTTGCTTTGCCCAATTTTTAG GTTCCTTGGAGTGGATGATCAGTCCTGGCATGGCCTAGAGGCAACTGCCACTTCCTCTTCCCAACTCGGGCATCACCTTGGATCT TTCTTGCAATTGCTGTCAGAGGAAGGTGATGCTACTACTCCTGAAGGATTGGATAAAGAATCCGCGTTGAGCAAAGCCATTGATGCCTCGGCTATGAGCATGAACGATACTACTCCTATTGCCGATTCTCCAAGTGGTGACCATGGACTCAACACTAGAAGCCAAGATGATGTATGTGAAATTATGGAGACCTCAGCTTTGCTGCCTCTAAAGAAACAACCTTCTAATACACTAGAAATTGCAAGGTTTGAACAACCTTTGGCGGAGGCGAACCTTATCggttacgagaagaaaatgGCAGTTCTTTACGCACTTGTTGCAGCTTGTGTAGCAGATACTGACAAGTCAAGGCAGGGCTATGATGCTCGTCACCGTGTGGCTCTGCGGTTGCTTGCTGTATGGCTTGATGTCAAATGGAATGAAATG GAAGCAATGGAGTCTATGGTTGCTTTTTCTGTAATGAATTCTGTGAATAAAAAAGGTGCCAAGGAAGAAGAATCTGTAGGTTCAGAAACCAGCTGGGATAAATGGAAGCGTGGAGGTATCATAGGAGCAGCTGCTGTAACTGGAGGAACCTTAATGGCTATAACTGGTG GCTTGGCTGCCCCGGCAATTGCTCATGGATTGGGTGCTTTGGCTCCTACACTAGGCGGCATTGTTCCTGCCATTGGTGGTGGATTTGCTGCTGCAGCAACCGCTACAGGATCTGCTGTTGGATCTGTGGCTGTTGCTGCATCATTTGGAG CTGCTGGAGCTGGCCTTACTGGGAGTAAGATGGCTACAAGAATTGGAAGTCTTGAGGAATTTGAGTTAAAAGGTGTTGGAGGCATTAATGAAGGC cACCTAGCAGTTAGAATCTCCATTTCTGGGCTTGCATTTAAGGAGAAAGATTTCATAGAACCTTGGGAAGGTCTCAATGATAACATGGAGag GTACGTGCTCCAATACGAGTCTAAAAATTTGATTGCACTGAGCACAGCCATCCAGGACTGGCTTACTTCAC TAATTGCAATCCAGTTGATGAAAGACGGTGCCATGCTGACAGTATTAAGCTCACTTCTGACAGCTCTAGCATGGCCAGCAACTTTAGTTGCTTCATTCGATATTATTGACAGTAAATGGGCAATTGCAGTGGACAG ATCAGACAGGGCTGGTAAGGTGCTTGCTGAAGTGTTGTTGCACGGCTTGCAAGGAAACAG GCCTGTGACACTAGTAGGTTTTTCATTGGGAGCCCGTGTTATTTTCAAGTGTCTCCAATGTTTGTCTGAATCCAAAGGAGACAATG CTGGAATAGTGGAAAGGGTTGTTTTCCTTGGAGCTCCCATCTCAATTGGAGAGGAAAATTGGGAGGCAGCTAGAAAG ATGGTGGCTGGAAGGTTTGTGAATGCTTACTCTTCCAATGATTGGACGTTAGGCATAACTTTCCGTGCCAG TTTACTCTCTCATGGATTAGCTGGAATCCAACCTGTTGATGTTCCTGGGGTTGAGAAT GTTGATGTGACACAACTTATAGAAGGTCACTCTTCCTACTTGCGGATGACACAAAAAATACTGGAGCAGCTTGAATTGGACAACTGTTGTGCTGTTTTCAAAAGTGGACAAGAAAATCCACAGGAAGAAAAGAGTTAG
- the LOC113001853 gene encoding glycine-rich RNA-binding protein GRP1A, whose amino-acid sequence METALRRSSRVLCLILAIVGLIRCDNEVINGNASSSSSPSQGNNATFVTFPSQGVNEEVVKEKHNSYYNNNNKVHVKSTSWYYGGSGGGGGGGGGGGGYGWGWGGGGGGGGGGGGGGGGGGGGGGGGGGGGGGGGGGGGGGGGGEGGWKCVKRKGGGRGAHNHNHYNKKGMLDEKEYRVGEYAECMAKTRCRGMRLECPLHCGGPCYYDCHHMCKAHCRRP is encoded by the coding sequence ATGGAGACGGCTTTGAGAAGAAGTTCAAGGGTCCTCTGTCTAATCCTTGCAATTGTTGGGCTTATTAGATGTGACAATGAGGTGATAAATGGCAACGCTTCTTCTAGTTCTAGTCCTAGTCAAGGCAACAATGCAACATTTGTAACTTTCCCAAGTCAAGGCGTAAATGAAGAAGtagtaaaagaaaaacacaacagctattacaacaataataataaagtccACGTCAAGAGTACTAGTTGGTATTATGGAGGAAGTGGAGGCGGTggcggaggaggaggaggtggaGGTGGTTATGGATGGGGAtggggtggtggtggaggaggaggaggaggaggaggaggaggaggaggaggtggaggtggagggggagggggaggtggaggaggaggaggcggtggtggaggaggaggaggaggcggtGGTGGAGGAGAAGGAGGGTGGAAATGTGTTAAAAGGAAAGGAGGTGGAAGAGGAGCacataatcataatcattatAATAAGAAAGGGATGTTAGATGAGAAAGAATATAGGGTGGGGGAGTATGCTGAATGCATGGCAAAAACCCGATGCCGGGGAATGAGGTTGGAATGCCCTCTTCATTGTGGTGGACCTTGTTACTACGATTGTCACCATATGTGTAAGGCCCATTGTCGCAGACCTTGA
- the LOC100802097 gene encoding kinesin-like protein KIN-7F — MVKTGDTASMADVKEEQGNMALSNPLEERIFVSIRVRPLNDREKARHDVPDWECISGNTIRYKNNGHAEPRPLSMDTYAFDRVFGERCNTKQVYEQGIKEVALSVVRGINSSIFAYGQTSSGKTHTMSGITEYAVRDIYEYIEKHKDREFVVKFSAMEIYNEAVRDLLNAGATSLRILDDPEKGAVVEKLTEKTLTERRQLQQLLSICAAERTTEETAMNETSSRSHQILRLTVESNPCDYADTARSGALFASVNFVDLAGSERASQTMSAGSRLREGSHINRSLLSLGTVIRKLSKGRNEHIPYRDSKLTRILQNSLGGNARTAIICTISPARSQSEQSRNTLLFAGCAKQVTTNARVNLVMSDKVLVKQLQNELARLENELRSFTPNTMLLKERELQIQQMEKEIKELTRQRDLFQSRAENMVQPAGKDRLLRVDKDSASESSGAVAKNLLCRTDSASESLDRTTTSLQHTENSEDNFLLDGNSPTFAGPDPCHGWEEMTSSRESEENCKEVPYFEIKEVETEHKTDVNNTPPIPVFEETGGNTPMIQVVNVIAKSSSRNELRELSLVAVDNSQNALEGKTDESLQNTKDLIVDISKKSDGSSESESHISNAMSPPQIDKETSILPQITSNLEQNESPQFNKLDQESTSPPQCDVQELKTTLPPQLDKPYSASLVSFEDKLPESNLQATKRNSSRKYSPIHYRDASVEHKTTLHPQLDKPDSTSLVCFEDKLPESKLQAPKRNSSKKYIHYRDASVEDVESLWDSDVEDTASVLNFVGKMNERAKQKPFNKDMDDIMVRARTSGINKRVSKVKGVSFHGGPRTLTPYNFERQQRDTIQLWDACNIPLVHRSYFFLLIKGELADSVYFDVELRRLSFLKDTFFSATNIAGHGSDVTPNSSLMSLNRERKMLSKQVHKKFSMKEREELYVKWGIDLKSKHRSVQLAWRLWTNTKDLNHVRESAALVAKLVGFINSGEAPKKIFGFGFLVRRK, encoded by the exons ATGGTGAAGACCGGAGATACAGCGTCCATGGCAGACGTCAAAGAGGAGCAGGGAAACATGGCTCTGTCAAATCCTCTGGAAGAGAGAATCTTCGTTTCCATCAGAGTAAGACCTTTGAACGATAGAGAAAAAGCCAGGCACGATGTTCCCGATTGGGAATGCATTTCTGGCAACACCATCAGATACAAGAACAACGGCCATGCGGAACCGCGACCACTCTCAATGGATACCTACGCCTTTG ATAGGGTGTTTGGGGAAAGGTGCAATACAAAGCAGGTTTATGAACAAGGGATTAAGGAAGTTGCCCTTTCAGTAGTTAGGGGTATTAACT CTAGCATTTTTGCTTACGGGCAAACAAGCAGTGGAAAGACACACACCATGTCTGGCATTACTGAATATGCTGTGAGGGATATCTATGAATATATAGAGAAG CACAAAGACAGAGAATTTGTTGTCAAGTTCTCTGCCATGGAGATCTATAATGAAGCTGTCAGAGACCTTCTCAATGCAGGTGCTACTTCACTAAGAATTCTAGATGATCCAGAG AAAGGGGCTGTTGTTGAGAAACTCACAGAAAAGACACTGACAGAGAGGAGACAGTTGCAGCAACTACTTTCAATATGTGCAG CTGAAAGGACAACGGAAGAGACGGCCATGAATGAAACTAGCTCTAGATCTCACCAAATTCTTAGATtg ACGGTTGAAAGTAATCCTTGTGATTATGCAGACACCGCAAGATCCGGAGCTCTCTTCGCCAGTGTG AATTTTGTTGATCTAGCAGGAAGTGAGCGTGCTTCTCAAACAATGTCAGCAGGCTCAAGATTGAGAGAAGGTAGCCACATAAATCGCAGTTTACTGAGCCTTGGAACTGTAATTCGGAAACTAAG CAAGGGAAGAAATGAACACATACCTTACAGAGACTCTAAGCTTACTCGCATTCTGCAGAACTCTTTAGGTGGTAATGCCAGAACAGCGATCATTTGTACCATTAGCCCTGCAAGGAGCCAGAGTGAGCAATCAAGAAATACTCTGCTTTTTGCTGGTTGCGCAAAACAGGTGACTACTAATGCTCGGGTCAATCTAGTAATGTCGGACAAGGTTTTGGTAAAGCAACTACAAAATGAATTGGCTAGATTGGAGAATGAGTTGAGGAGCTTCACCCCAAATACCATGTTACTTAAGGAGAGAGAACTTCAGATTCAACAG ATGGAAAAAGAGATCAAAGAATTGACTCGGCAACGTGATCTCTTTCAATCTCGTGCTGAAAATATGGTCCAACCTGCTGGGAAAGATCGGCTTTTAAGAGTAGACAAAGATTCGGCCTCGGAATCTTCAGGTGCTGTTGCTAAGAATCTTCTTTGCAGGACAGACAGCGCATCTGAGAGTCTTGACAGAACAACAACCAGTTTACAGCACACTGAGAATTCTGAAGACAACTTTCTCTTGGATGGCAATTCTCCCACGTTTGCTGGGCCTGACCCATGTCATGGTTGGGAGGAGATGACAAGCAGCAGAGAATCTGAAGAAAACTGCAAGGAAGTTCCATACTTTGAAATAAAAGAAGTCGAGACAGAACACAAAACAGATGTTAATAATACGCCTCCCATTCCTGTTTTTGAAGAAACTGGAGGAAATACACCCATGATACAAGTTGTGAATGTAATTGCTAAATCATCCTCAAGAAATGAGCTTAGAGAGTTGAGTCTTGTTGCCGTAGATAATAGTCAAAATGCTCTGGAGGGAAAAACCGATGAGAGCCTACAAAATACCAAAGATCTTATTGTGGACATCTCTAAGAAATCCGATGGGTCCTCTGAATCCGAATCACATATCTCGAATGCCATGTCTCCTCCTCAAATAGATAAGGAAACTTCAATACTTCCTCAGATCACTAGTAATTTGGAGCAGAATGAGTCACCTCAGTTTAATAAGTTGGACCAGGAATCCACCTCACCTCCTCAGTGCGATGTGCAAGAGCTTAAAACTACGTTACCTCCTCAACTTGATAAGCCATATTCTGCTAGTTTGGTTTCCTTTGAGGACAAGCTACCTGAATCGAATTTACAAGCTACAAAAAGAAACTCTTCCAGAAAATATTCTCCAATTCACTATAGGGATGCTTCAGTTGAGCATAAAACTACGTTACATCCTCAACTTGATAAGCCGGATTCTACTAGTTTGGTTTGCTTTGAGGACAAGCTACCTGAATCGAAGTTACAAGCTCCAAAAAGAAACtcttccaaaaaatatattcactATAGGGATGCTTCAGTTGAAGATGTAGAATCCCTTTGGGATTCTGATGTGGAGGATACTGCCAGCGTCCTCAATTTTGTTGGAAAAATGAATGAAAGGGCTAAGCAAAAGCCATTCAACAAGGACATGGATGATATTATG GTACGTGCAAGGACATCTGGAATCAATAAACGTGTGAGCAAAGTAAAAGGGGTCAGTTTCCATGGAGGTCCGAGGACGTTGACGCCTTATAATTTTGAGAGGCAGCAGAGAGATACAATCCAACTTTGGGATGCATGTAATATACCGTTGGTACACAGATCCTATTTTTTCCTTCTCATCAAAGGTGAACTTGCGGATTCTGTGTACTTTGATGTAGAGCTCAGGCGTTTGTCCTTCCTTAAGGACACTTTTTTTAGCGCAACAAACATTGCAGGACATGGTTCGGATGTCACACCTAATTCAAG CTTGATGTCACTGAATCGTGAGAGGAAAATGCTAAGCAAGCAAGTGCATAAGAAGTTCTCGATGAAGGAAAGAGAGGAACTTTACGTGAAGTGGGGTATTGATTTGAAGTCAAAACACAGAAGTGTGCAGTTGGCGTGGCGGTTATGGACGAATACAAAAGACTTGAACCACGTAAGGGAAAGTGCAGCACTTGTTGCGAAGCTGGTTGGTTTTATAAACTCGGGTGAGGCCCCAAAGAAAATATTTGGGTTTGGCTTCTTAGTCCGTCGTAAGTAA